In the Sediminibacter sp. Hel_I_10 genome, one interval contains:
- a CDS encoding TonB-dependent receptor domain-containing protein, with protein MRLKDFKLIIAFILFSLPIFGQTEISGYITNANNNEVISNVQVYDKVSGLLTTSDGNGFYQLFTDKSQLTLVFYISEFEILELEQTVTKDIALNITLQPLQENLSEIIINARRAKVFELNRLKDVEETAIYAGKKTEVILVDQSMANLATNNTRQLYSQVAGLNIYQNDDAGLQLNIGGRGLDPNRTANFNTRQNGYDISADVLGYPESYYTPAAEGLKEIQVVRGAASLQYGTQFGGLINFKTKDPNPSKPLELISRNTLGSFGLYTNFTSLSGTKDKFSYYTYFNYKKGDGFRPNSEFESKNVFAHLGYKFNEKTNISAEFTHLYYLAQQGGGLTDSQFNEDALQSNRSRNWFKVNWLLYNLKLSHKFSEKTNFTFNAFGLNASRDALGFRTNRVDQIDPNEERDLIKGDFKNYGAEARLLSEYKFFGKEATFLIGSKFYKANNNEQQGPGSDGIGPDFEFYNDQFPNYPSQSNFDFPNLNVAVFGENIFYLNDKFSVTPGFRFEYIKTESEGFFKRINTDAAGNVIFEETIEDNRDFERNFVLLGVGLSYKPTTALEIYGNISQNYRSVTFSDININNPAFAVNPNITDEDGFTADLGFRGNYKNIISYDLGAFALFYNGRIGFIQKEFDNGRIISERGNIGDARIVGIESLVDFNLKKILKMTNDFSLNYFVNASFISSEYTQSQQAGLEGNDVEFVPDVNIKTGLRFGYKNLQASAQYSYLGRQFTDATNSQEANLSGVIGAIPQYDILDVSLSYTYKRFKLETGINNLLDEIYFTRRATGYPGPGIIPSSPRNYYATLQVKF; from the coding sequence ATGAGATTAAAGGATTTTAAATTAATTATAGCGTTTATTTTATTCAGTTTGCCAATTTTTGGCCAGACTGAAATTTCGGGTTATATCACAAATGCAAATAACAACGAGGTCATCTCAAATGTTCAGGTGTATGATAAGGTTTCGGGGTTGTTGACCACCTCAGATGGTAATGGGTTCTATCAATTGTTTACTGATAAATCACAATTGACTTTAGTGTTTTACATTTCAGAATTTGAAATTTTAGAATTAGAGCAAACGGTTACAAAAGATATAGCGCTTAATATTACGCTACAGCCTTTGCAAGAAAACCTTTCAGAAATAATAATTAACGCAAGACGTGCAAAAGTTTTTGAGCTCAATAGATTAAAAGACGTTGAAGAAACTGCCATTTATGCTGGTAAAAAAACAGAGGTTATTCTCGTGGATCAATCTATGGCAAATTTGGCCACCAATAATACGCGCCAACTTTATAGTCAGGTTGCAGGGTTGAATATTTACCAAAATGATGATGCAGGACTGCAGCTCAATATTGGAGGTCGTGGTCTAGACCCAAACCGAACCGCCAATTTCAATACCAGACAAAATGGTTATGATATTAGTGCAGATGTTTTGGGGTATCCAGAGAGTTACTACACACCAGCGGCAGAGGGTTTAAAAGAAATTCAAGTGGTAAGAGGTGCTGCCTCGCTTCAATATGGAACGCAGTTTGGCGGACTCATCAACTTTAAAACAAAAGATCCGAACCCCAGTAAACCCTTAGAGTTAATTTCGAGAAATACATTGGGCAGTTTCGGTTTGTATACCAATTTTACAAGCTTGAGCGGCACCAAGGATAAATTTAGTTATTACACGTATTTCAATTACAAAAAAGGGGATGGGTTTAGACCAAATTCTGAGTTTGAATCTAAAAATGTTTTTGCACATTTAGGTTACAAGTTCAATGAAAAAACGAATATTTCGGCAGAGTTTACCCATTTATATTATCTCGCTCAACAAGGTGGCGGATTGACAGATTCACAGTTCAATGAGGATGCTCTTCAAAGTAACAGATCGCGCAATTGGTTTAAGGTGAATTGGTTGTTGTATAACCTAAAGTTGAGTCATAAATTTTCAGAAAAAACAAACTTTACCTTTAATGCTTTTGGGCTTAATGCGTCGCGCGATGCACTGGGTTTTAGAACCAATCGGGTAGATCAAATTGATCCTAATGAAGAGCGCGATTTGATTAAAGGAGATTTTAAAAACTATGGAGCCGAGGCTAGATTGCTGAGTGAGTATAAGTTTTTTGGAAAAGAAGCGACATTCCTAATTGGTTCTAAATTTTACAAAGCGAATAATAACGAACAACAAGGTCCTGGATCTGATGGTATTGGGCCAGATTTTGAATTCTACAATGATCAGTTTCCGAATTATCCATCACAGTCAAACTTTGATTTTCCTAATCTCAATGTGGCTGTTTTTGGCGAAAATATCTTTTATCTAAATGATAAATTCTCGGTAACCCCTGGTTTTCGTTTTGAATATATAAAAACAGAAAGCGAAGGTTTTTTCAAACGCATCAACACTGACGCGGCAGGTAATGTAATCTTTGAAGAAACGATTGAAGACAATCGTGATTTTGAACGCAATTTTGTTTTATTGGGTGTTGGGCTAAGTTATAAACCAACAACGGCCTTAGAAATTTACGGAAACATATCGCAGAATTATCGATCGGTCACATTCTCAGATATTAACATTAATAATCCTGCTTTTGCAGTAAATCCCAATATTACAGATGAAGATGGTTTTACCGCAGATTTAGGCTTTAGAGGAAACTATAAAAATATAATCTCTTACGATTTAGGCGCTTTTGCATTGTTCTATAATGGACGAATTGGTTTTATACAGAAAGAATTTGATAATGGAAGAATTATTAGTGAACGGGGCAATATAGGAGATGCAAGAATAGTAGGCATCGAATCTCTGGTGGATTTTAATCTGAAGAAAATTTTGAAAATGACTAATGATTTCAGCTTAAATTATTTTGTAAACGCATCTTTTATTTCTTCGGAATATACCCAATCGCAACAAGCAGGATTAGAAGGCAATGACGTAGAATTTGTGCCGGATGTAAATATCAAAACTGGATTAAGATTTGGATATAAAAATCTTCAGGCGAGTGCACAATATTCCTATTTAGGACGTCAATTTACAGATGCAACCAACTCTCAAGAAGCTAATTTAAGTGGTGTAATTGGTGCCATCCCACAATATGATATTTTGGATGTATCTTTATCTTATACTTACAAACGATTTAAATTAGAAACCGGAATCAATAACCTTTTGGATGAGATCTATTTTACGCGAAGGGCTACTGGTTATCCTGGACCTGGAATCATTCCATCTTCACCGCGAAATTATTACGCGACCTTGCAGGTAAAATTTTAA